A window of Spirochaetaceae bacterium contains these coding sequences:
- the thiI gene encoding tRNA 4-thiouridine(8) synthase ThiI: MKQLYLLRIGELALKKGTKRQFEQQLKANLKKQLECSIEIRDGRFYLESDEDTAKIEQVLGSTFGLAGFHLTTSCAKNYESIRQAALNLAAKLPGGTGFKVEARRTDKGFALTSYQLAAQLGGDILTAYPSLKVDVKAPSYTIVVEVRHLAFLYGVDKNTVQAAAGLPVGSSGRGIVLLSGGIDSPVAAYLMMKRGLSLTAVHFHTPPYTSPAALAKVQRLAEQLAVYNNGKLPLYAINFTPIQLAINKGDSRYTTLFSRAAMMQICQKLAGQLGAAGLITGESLGQVASQTLAALTFTDALAGGLVLRPCIGMDKNEIIAIAKKINTYTTSIEAETDCCSLFAPEHPIIRPHFEESLKLYEALQLEDLINETVANN, translated from the coding sequence ATGAAGCAGCTTTATTTACTTCGCATTGGCGAGCTGGCCCTTAAAAAAGGCACTAAACGGCAGTTTGAGCAGCAGTTAAAAGCCAACTTAAAAAAGCAACTGGAATGCAGTATAGAGATACGTGATGGCCGTTTTTACCTAGAAAGTGATGAAGATACCGCCAAGATAGAGCAGGTGTTAGGCAGTACCTTTGGTTTGGCCGGCTTTCATTTAACGACAAGCTGCGCTAAAAATTACGAGTCCATTAGACAAGCGGCGCTTAATTTAGCGGCTAAATTGCCCGGCGGCACCGGCTTTAAAGTAGAGGCCAGACGCACCGATAAAGGGTTTGCCCTTACCAGTTATCAGCTGGCGGCGCAGTTGGGCGGCGATATTTTAACGGCGTATCCTAGCTTAAAAGTAGATGTTAAAGCCCCTAGTTATACGATAGTGGTTGAGGTGCGTCATTTGGCTTTTCTTTATGGCGTAGATAAAAATACCGTACAGGCTGCCGCCGGTTTGCCGGTGGGCAGCAGCGGGCGGGGTATCGTGTTGCTTTCGGGGGGGATAGATAGCCCGGTAGCTGCCTATTTAATGATGAAGCGCGGCTTAAGCCTAACGGCGGTGCACTTTCATACCCCGCCTTACACCAGTCCGGCGGCTTTAGCTAAGGTGCAACGGTTAGCCGAACAGCTGGCCGTTTATAATAATGGTAAGCTGCCTTTGTATGCCATTAATTTTACGCCTATCCAGCTGGCAATTAATAAAGGCGATAGCCGCTATACCACCCTTTTTAGCCGGGCAGCGATGATGCAAATTTGCCAAAAATTGGCCGGGCAACTTGGTGCAGCCGGCCTTATTACCGGCGAAAGTTTGGGGCAAGTGGCCAGCCAAACCCTTGCCGCCTTAACCTTTACCGATGCGCTGGCCGGTGGTCTTGTGCTGCGGCCTTGTATTGGTATGGATAAAAATGAGATTATCGCTATAGCCAAAAAAATTAATACCTACACTACCTCGATAGAGGCCGAAACCGATTGTTGCAGCCTCTTTGCTCCCGAGCACCCTATCATTCGCCCTCATTTTGAGGAGAGCTTAAAGTTATACGAGGCTTTGCAGCTGGAAGATTTAATTAACGAAACGGTAGCTAATAATTAA
- a CDS encoding penicillin-binding protein activator LpoB, which produces MRKITFIFILIFVIMAVSAQSRLAGTNNQNTPVGPAQSEIIIDAGNSSRDIAVWINGTIIAHISPGMQERIIVPNGQNRVEVADTTFNSRNNQWSIGNRRSVMVNSQSNRVTIGLTLRYGAVINATITNTSAIGGGMLATQPPATVPPPVTNAPTSNQPPIVHAVNQAANVLVARIPNNVTIAVLSVGALNNREIEEAMFAYDRITFFLVNAGRFRIVDRGSLDSIRSEMRFQLSDEVNDNTAVRIGEMLGAQIVIVGQISGSGSLRTLTLRALDVQSAQIIAMASEFF; this is translated from the coding sequence ATGAGAAAAATAACGTTTATTTTTATACTTATCTTCGTCATTATGGCCGTATCTGCACAAAGCAGGCTAGCTGGAACCAATAACCAAAATACGCCCGTAGGGCCTGCGCAGTCAGAAATTATTATTGATGCCGGTAATTCAAGTAGAGATATTGCGGTGTGGATTAACGGCACAATTATTGCCCATATTAGCCCCGGTATGCAAGAACGAATAATTGTACCTAATGGCCAAAATAGAGTGGAAGTTGCCGACACAACATTTAACTCAAGAAATAATCAGTGGAGCATAGGCAACAGAAGGTCTGTTATGGTTAATTCTCAATCTAACAGGGTTACTATTGGATTAACCTTGCGTTACGGCGCTGTTATTAATGCCACTATAACCAACACTTCGGCCATCGGAGGCGGTATGCTGGCAACTCAACCGCCAGCAACTGTTCCGCCGCCGGTTACCAATGCGCCAACCTCAAACCAGCCTCCCATAGTCCACGCTGTTAATCAGGCTGCTAATGTGTTAGTAGCAAGAATACCCAATAATGTTACTATAGCTGTTTTAAGTGTGGGAGCTTTAAATAATAGAGAAATTGAGGAAGCTATGTTTGCTTACGACCGCATTACCTTTTTTTTGGTTAATGCCGGGCGTTTTAGAATTGTAGATAGAGGTAGCCTTGATAGCATTAGAAGTGAAATGCGCTTTCAACTTTCAGATGAAGTAAACGACAACACAGCCGTAAGAATAGGGGAAATGCTAGGCGCTCAAATTGTTATAGTTGGCCAAATTAGCGGTAGCGGTAGCTTACGAACTTTAACACTTAGAGCGCTAGATGTACAGTCGGCACAAATTATTGCTATGGCCTCAGAATTTTTTTAA